TCAAGAAGGACGACGCCGTCTTCCTCTGCCGCGGGCCGCGCGTGGCGGCGCGGGAACGGGGGGTCGGCGACGGGCCGCGCCACTGCGCCGTGTGCGGCAGCGCGCTCGAAGAGCGCAAGATCGAAGGGCGGATGCGACTGCTGTGCGCGGCCTGCGGCACGATCGCGTACGAGAACCCGCTGCCCGTCGCGGCCGCCGTGGTGACGAACGAGCGCGGCGAGGTGCTGCTGGTGCGCCGCGGGCGCCACCCGCTCAAGGGGATGTGGTGCCTGCCCTGCGGCTTCGCGGAGAAGGAGGAGCAGATCGAGGAGGCGGCGCTCCGGGAGCTGCGGGAGGAGACGCACCTGCGCGGGCGGATCGTGCGCCTGCTCGACGCCGTGACCGCGCGGAACTACTTCTACGGCAACCTGGTGATGATCACCTTCGAGGTCGGCGGCGTGACCGGCGCGCCGGCGCCGGGCGACGACGCGGCGGAGGTGCGCTTCTTCCCTCCGGACGCCATCCCGCCGCTGGCCTTCCCCTGCCAGGAGCGGGCGATCCGGCGGCGGGCGACCGACCCCTGCGCGCCGGGCGACATCCTGTAGGCGGGGATCGGCCGGCGGCCCGCCGGCGCCGCGATCCGCACCGGGTCAGTCCAGCTGCGCGAGCACGCGCTCCGCGATGACCCCGCCGATCGCCAGCGAGGCCGTCGCGGCGGGAGACGGCGCGTTGACGACGTGGAGGATGCCCTTCGCCTCATCGAAGCGGAAATCCTCGACGAGCTTCCCGTCCGGCGCCATCGCCTGGGCGCGCACGCCCGCGCCGCCCGTCTCGAGGTCCTGCTCGCGCACCTCGGGCACCAGCCTCTGGAGCGAGCGGCAGAACTCGCGCTTCGAGCGCGAGCGGCGCAGCTCGTACCAGGACGTGCGCGGGTAGGCGGCGAGGAACCGCCAGAGGCCGGGAAAGAACGCGGCCTCGAGCGCGTCGCGCAGCTCGAAGGCGCCGCGGCGGTAGCCCTCGCGCGCCAGGGCGAGGACGGCGTTCGGTCCCGCCTCCACCCCGCCGCGGATCAGCCGCGTGAAGTGCACGCCGAGGAAGGGGAACTTCGGGTCGGGCACCGGGTAGATCAGGTTGCGCACGAGGTGCCGCCGGTCCTCCCGCAGCTTGAAGTACTCGCCGCGGAAGGGGACGATCCTCGCCGAGGGCTTCAGCCCGGATGCGCGGACCAGCCGGTCGGCGTGCAGTCCGCCGCAGGTCACGACGAAGCGCGCGGAGAGGTCGCCCGCGGTGGTCGAGGCGGTCCAGCCGCGGCTCTCCGGCACGAGGCGCAGGCAGCGCGCGGACAGCCGCACCTCGCCGCCGCGCGCGCGGATCAGCCCGCCGAGCGCGTGCGCGACCGCGGGGTAGTCGACGATCCCCTCCTGCGGCACGAGGATCGCCGCCAGGCCCGCCGCGTGCGGCTCGATCTCGCGGAGCTGCTCCGGCCCGACCCGGCGCAGGCCGATCAGGCCGTTGGCGGCGCCGCGCTCCCAGAGCGCCTCGAGGCGCGGCAGCTCCGCCGGCGCGGTGGCGACCACGACCTTGCCGCAGGTCTCGTGCGGGACGCCGTGCTCGCGGCAGAAGGCCAGCATCCGGCGCAGCCCTTCGACGCAGAGGCGCGCCTTGGCCGAGCCGGGGCGGTAGTAGAGGCCCGCGTGCAGGACGCCGCTGTTGTTGCCGGTCTGGTGCGCGCCCAGGCGCGGCTCCTTTTCCAGCAGCGCCAGCCGCAGGCCGGGGCGCGCCTCCAGCAGCCGGTGGGCGGTGGCCAGCCCCACGATCCCGCCGCCGACGACGATGACGTCCAGGCTCACAGTCGCGTTCTCCCAGCCATGCCGCGCGATCTTCCGTCGTCGTCGCCGGCGAAGTCAACAGCGGTTCCCTTCGCCGCGCCCATCGCCTATACTCCCGGGTCGATCCGCCGGGGGCTTTCCGTGGGCACGACTGCAGCACCCTCCCGCCGGCACGCGGGGGGAGGAAGGAGATCTTCGCCATGCCGCGCAGGGACGACATCCGCAAGGCCATGATCATCGGCTCGGGCCCGATCGTCATCGGGCAGGCGTGCGAGTTCGACTACTCCGGGACCCAGGCGTGCAAGGCGTTGCGGGGGCTCGGCTACGAGATCGTGCTGGTGAACTCGAACCCGGCCACGATCATGACCGACCCCGGGATGGCGGACCGCACGTACATCGAGCCGCTGACCGCCGCGTACATGGAGCAGATCATCGCCCGGGAGCGCCCCGACGCGCTGCTGCCGAACCTCGGCGGCCAGACGGGCCTCAACCTCTCCTCGGAGCTCGCGCGCACCGGCGTGCTCGGCAGGCACGGCGTGCAGATCATCGGCGTGCAGGCCGACGCGATCGAGCGCGGCGAGGACCGCATCGAGTTCAAGAAGACGATGGAGCGCCTCGGCATCGAGATGCCCCGCAGCGCCCCCGCCTACAGCGTGCAGGAGGCCGAGCAGGTCGCCGCCGACCTCGGCTTTCCCGTCGTCGTCCGCCCCGCCTACACCATGGGCGGCACCGGCGGCGGCCACTGCTACAACGTCGAGGAGCTGCGCGTCGTCGCCGCCCGCGGCATCGCCGCGAGCCTCGTCGGGCAGATCCTCATCGAGGAGTCGGTGGTCGGCTGGGAGGAGCTCGAGCTGGAGGTCGTGCGCGACGCCAAGAACCAGATGATCACCGTGTGCTTCATCGAGAACGTCGACGCGATGGGCGTGCACACCGGCGACTCCTACTGCACCGCGCCGATGCTGACCATCGCACCGGAGCTGCAGGCGCGCCTGCAGAAGCACTCCTACGACATCGTCGAGGCGATCGGCGTGATCGGCGGCACGAACATCCAGTTCGCGCACGACCCGCGCACGGGCCGCGTCGTGATCATCGAGATCAACCCGCGCACCTCGCGCTCCTCGGCGCTCGCCTCCAAGGCGACGGGCTTCCCGATCGCGCTGGTCTCCGCGAAGCTCGCCGGCGGGCTCACCCTCGACGAGTTGCCCTACTGGCGCGGCGGCACGCTCGAGCGCTACGCGCCCTGGGGCGAGTACGTCGTCGTCAAGTTCGCGCGCTGGGCCTTCGAGAAGTTCCCCGACGCGGCCGATCGCCTCGGCACGCAGATGCGCGCGGTCGGCGAGGTCATGAGCATCGGCAAGAACTACAAGGAGGCGCTCCAGAAGTCGATCCGCTCGCTCGAGCAGGGGCGCT
This portion of the bacterium genome encodes:
- the lhgO gene encoding L-2-hydroxyglutarate oxidase, whose product is MSLDVIVVGGGIVGLATAHRLLEARPGLRLALLEKEPRLGAHQTGNNSGVLHAGLYYRPGSAKARLCVEGLRRMLAFCREHGVPHETCGKVVVATAPAELPRLEALWERGAANGLIGLRRVGPEQLREIEPHAAGLAAILVPQEGIVDYPAVAHALGGLIRARGGEVRLSARCLRLVPESRGWTASTTAGDLSARFVVTCGGLHADRLVRASGLKPSARIVPFRGEYFKLREDRRHLVRNLIYPVPDPKFPFLGVHFTRLIRGGVEAGPNAVLALAREGYRRGAFELRDALEAAFFPGLWRFLAAYPRTSWYELRRSRSKREFCRSLQRLVPEVREQDLETGGAGVRAQAMAPDGKLVEDFRFDEAKGILHVVNAPSPAATASLAIGGVIAERVLAQLD